The Podarcis muralis chromosome 16, rPodMur119.hap1.1, whole genome shotgun sequence genomic interval gttaaaataaattaagacaatttaatgacagaatatagtgaaagatggaaaggatttgctgagataattaataactagaatacaaaaaagggaggtgcgaggaggtcgatgaaacaagttaacgaAAGATAAagatttgggaatattggatttgtttttaattttttgtttgcttttgcttttgtttttgatgtattgtgtgttttgttctcttttttctttttattgacttgtattgtttaatacaatacaatagggacgcgggtggcgctgtgggtaaaagcctcagcgcctaggacttgccgatcgaaaggttggaggttcgaatccccgcggcagggtgcgctcccgttgttcggtcccagcgcctgccaacctagcagttcgaaagcacccccgggtgcaagtagataaatagggaccgctttctagcgggaaggtaaacggcgtttccgtgtgcggctctggctcgccaggtgcagatttgtcacgctggccacgtgacccggaagtgtctgcagacagcgctggccctcggcctcttgagtgagatgggcgcacaaccctagagtctgtcaagactggcccgtacgggcaggggtacctttacctttttattgtttaatttcttttttgtttctcttttttctttttttctctgtaattttaaattctcaataaatatcattttttaaaaaaagaactttgcttcaggataagaacagaaatcaggctccggcggcacagcagcaggaggccccattagctaaagtggtgcttcaggttaagaacagtttcaggttaagaacggacctccggaacgaattaagtatttaacctgaggtaccactgtataagataaatTAGATGTCACAAGCATGATGTCTCCTCAGTCTCTAAAATGTTCCAATTATTTTGGCACTACAGTTATTCATTGGAATTAGCAAACACAACAGGCAATGTTGGTGACCCATTTGGATGGTTTTAACGGAGGATTGGGCCAATTCATAGAGGAGgccatgcatgcatgcagtaTTAATGCTATTTGCTAGGAATTACAAGCAGGGAAACTTctcttgcacccaggtcctgtttgtgggcatctcagaaggcacctgcttggtCTCTGTGAGAGTAGGATTATGGACAAAGTGGGACAATGGCCTGGACCAACAGAGCTTTGCTTATGTACTTACAAACACAATGGTGATTTCAATAAATTAGCCTGACAAAACCTTGGACCTGAGTTTTCCTTTTAACTTCAGGATTGGCACAATGAGGAACAAAATTTCCCtccacagaagcagaagacagccATTGGAAGACAAAGTAGGTCATTCATTTCTATAAATCTTTTAAGAACTGTATTACACTCTGcaaacatttctgtgtgctcggGAATTCAAGTGGCCCCCAACCAGCCAAGGCCATTATTCCGTGGAATCCATCTTGAACATGATACCAAGTCACTGGCACACCGTGGTCCTCTAGCCGCTTCTTGTACAACAGCCCATCGTCCCGGAATCCATCATATTCACAGGTTAGAATGAAAGTCTCCGGGAGCTGGCGGATTATGTCATCCTCTGCTAGAAGGGGGGCAAACATTGTCTCAGTACCTCTTTTAACTTGCTCATAAAGTTCTTGTGAAAATGGAGCAGGTTCTACAGGAACATAGCCCCTAGATTTAAATTCTTCTGGAATGTTATCAGCACTTATCCATTTTTGGTATTTCTCTCTCAAATCAGGAGGGACATGGGCGCCTTTCAGAACTCCATCTACATTCATTGTCTTCCCAGTGAGATATGTCAAACCAACTTTGACAGTTCTTTTCCGGAACATAGGAGGAACTGAATGGTTTTGCTGATAGGATGGCAAATTGAAGTCCATTCCTTGGAGGAATGGGTAAATGAGGACCTGAGCTCGCACTCTTGGGAGGTCCTCTCTGGTCACCAGTTCTTGGCAAATGGCTGCAGTAAAAGTGCCTCCAATACTCTCCCCAGCAATGGCAATGCGGCTGGCGTCCACTCCATATTCCTTTGCATTTTTCATAAAGTGTATTACAGCAGTTAAACTGTCCAGTACAGGGACTGGATACGGATGCTCAGGAGCTAAACGAAACCTAAAGAGAAGGCAAGATGTCATCAGCATTCATCATACACTTTGCAGCATTTTCCTGCAATGGCATATTGCAAGGGTGGCACCcctagggccacattcctttctatgCAACCTTcctgggggccacatgtcagctgtgggtgggaccagagagcAAAATGGAAAGCAAATGCAAACTTTCCCACTGGACAAGTAGGTTGGTTCCTACACACAGCCACACACCTTTCTCTAccctccaagcaagcaagcaagacacATTCACAGCAGTCAGATGCCACTCAAGGATGGTGCAAAAGAGGGGCAATGGTGCAGGGGTGGGGTCTGGGGTCAGAGGGGAAATGAAGAGGCCCCGAGTGCAGCATTCAGCCCCTGTGCCTGATGCTCTGCACCCAAATATAATGCTAGTTCGCCATCCCATTCTCAGGGGCCGCTGGTCAAATCTGATTCCGACTGTAGAGGCAGACTATAGCCAGCATAGCTAGGAGCCACTGGTAGCCTTATACTCTGCCCAATTATTTAATcccttttcaaagccatccacATTGGAAGCTATCTCTGCTTTCTGTGGGAATTAGTTCCAACTTTGCACTGTATggataagtactttcttttatctgaatcttctagcattcagcttcattgaatgtcctcATGTTCTAGAGTTCAGAGAGAGCGACAAACACATTTCCCTAGGCCACTTTCCACACGACATGCCTAATATAACCAACTTctatattttgaatattttgaaCTTCTATATTTTGAATGTTTCCTTGATTTCCTTTTCCATCTCAGGAAAACAACCCCAGTTCTGAATCACCTCCAGTATGTCCCACCATGCCTTCCTGAGATCAATGCTGCCCACTCTTTCTGCCCACTTTAAACCATATGGCCTTAAAGCCAAGAACTCCAGTTCACCCACCTTGGCCAGGAGGCTTCAGATCAAAGGTGCATTAAGGCAGTGAGGGCAGCCATTGGGAGAGATGATATCCATTACTGTCAGGAAGGCTTGCCTTGTAAAGGGCTCTGAAGCCCTGGCAAATGACACGTCTCCCATTGCCCAATGTACCACTGCTCTCATTGGATGGTAAGTGTGGCTGACGGGACAGTTGGGAACAGCTTGAGCTTATTTGCCGGAGAGAAGTTCACCTTAACTCCAGCTGCACTTTCCCTCTCAACCACAGGGCCATTTTGCCTTAGGAGAAGAAGCCTAATGGCTTTTTATGGGTTGATGTGGTGGTTTTCTGTAAAAGTAGTttaatggcctgatccagcagagctcttcttatcaTTAAAGCCAGAGGGATTGGGTCCAAAGGcataaaaatcaaaatacaaaggtGAACACCCATTCTAAAGGTTGGCAAATTCACCATGTTGGCAAAATCAGCTTTTTTCTGGGCTCATGTGGAAGGGTTAGAAACTGAGGGGAATACTCTTTTTTCTGCTACAACAAGCATGAAGATACTTACTCAGCACACATAACCACTGAGTCAGTTTGGTGGGCAATGGCACGGCAGATCATTTCAGAGGTTCCTGGGGGGGAAAAACACATCACACACTGCCTGCTGTGAGTAATTATTTGTTACGCTCCATTACAAATTTCCTTGGTCGTTCACATTGAAATCACTGTGAGTTGAATCCACTGTGAGTTAGTCCTACTGAAAGTAAACCTGTTGAAATTAACAGATATGaccaatgcttcccccccccagggggtatacaagggtatgttgttgttgttgttgttgtataaaagtgtggcacttaccttaacaacttcacggtgagtactggcacctctttttctagaaaaaaagggctGGATATGACTAATATTGCTGTGTCATAAATGTATGTTTTtaatgtccatggaggcacaggtcaattctgcgtccagggcaactgtttaccagctccatctggaatgcaggctgagaccctacctgcccgcagactgtctcgccagagtggtgcatgctctagttatctcctgcttggactatggcaatgcgctctacgtggggctacctttcaaggtgacccggaaactacaactaatccagaatgcggcagccgccaagaccacatagcaccggtcttgaaagacctacattggctcccagtacgcttccgagcacaattcaaagtgttggtgctgacctttaaagcccttaacggcctccgtccagtatacctgaaggagcgtctccacccccatcattctgccccgacactgaggtccagcaccgagggcctttttgcagttccctcactgcaagaagtgaagttacagggaaccaggcagagggccttctctgtagtagtGCCCaccccgtggaatgccctcccaccagatgtcaaaggaagaAAACACCTACCAGATTTTTtggaggcatctgaaggcagccctgtttagggaagcttttaatatctgaaggactattgtattttaatattttattggaagctgcccagagtaggtaaggaaacccagccagatgggcacggtataaatatattattattattattattattattattattattattattattattattattatttcataaaatatatatgctacttgattgtagaaaacaacaacaacaaccatgtatAGGCTGCACaaatcacccccaccccacccccgtccaCGGCAAACATTTCAGGATCTTTACATTAAATTACAATGACAAATTCTCTTCtaacaatacagtggaacctctactagCGACCACAGTCCACTCCAGAAGCCCGTCCTTATGGCGAAACGGGTCGCTGGGAGAGGCGCCATTGTGCGCAGGCACGGACGACAATTACCCGCTTCTGTGCAGGCGTGAACGGCAGCAAACTCGCCAGTTACTTCTGGTCGGAACTTAGAATGTCCACTAGTGGTGGCGGTTGTAaatagaggttctactgtacagtTAACCATTTCAAACACATTTCACAGAACTTACGGATGCTTCCAAACACCCCAGCACCTCCATGAAGAAAGATGATTCCTTTCCTGTTCCCAGCAGGTGATGTCTTGGGCCAGTACACCCTCACAGGCACCCCATCAAAAACCAGGTCCTTTGTGATCAGTTTGGGGTCCTTCATTACTGGAATGTACATGCACATGGCCCTGATTATGGAATATCTATGGCAGATGCCCATTTTTTCCAGAATTCCTAcctgtttaaaacaaaacatttagcATGCATAATTAGCATTAGATGTTTTTCCACTTGCAATTTTTTAATACTTAAAAAAGTATTTTGAGACCATCTAATCCAGCCTTTAGAAATGATCATGACCAGTACTTTGACACAGGGTGAGATACCTGGTACTTGTAAGACCATTCCCTGTTGAAAGGCCCATTTCCCcttggcctagggggcagggcccagactcaCCTTGAACAGCTAAAAGGGGATGCTGGGAGGCCAGAGGGgcattgctggaacaactcttgggaTGTGGCAACTGgctaaaaagttttaaaatctttaattttagttcccctgttttgttttgtttttgttgggttggtgttggttaaatgtttcaTTGGGATTGGCagctattttaatttgggtattattattattattattattattattattattattattattattattttatattgatTTATAGGTTTATTTTACTCTGTATAAGATATTCTgcttgttaatgtttgatgttttattatgcttatatatgctgtaagccacccagtgtggctgggtaaagccaaccagatgggcgggatacaaataataaaatttgtattattattagtatgccAATATCACATTGATAGCAAAACAAGATCATTACCCAGCCCAAGTCAATAATTATAGACCTATTACTTTGCTTAATTGTAATTATAAATGGATTGCGGCAATATtagcagaacttgtcaacaacatgctgactgctttcagaaacctgggctgcaacatgagcgtcaagatgcactatcTATTTTCagatatggaccggtttcctgagaaactgggttcaatgagtgatgagcagggggagagattccatcaggacatgaaagagatggagaccaggtatcagggtcgctgggacagtcatgatggctgagtactgttggactctgaagagagacctccctgctgctgagcattccaggagttccaagaaacagaagttcaagccctgaagtttgaaaaatggtgaagcaacatgcaatttacgtgtacttacctttatcaatgcccaccattcagtttacagtaaacctgacctgatggagagaaacggatgccatttcctgattcagcagtgattcagggcttgaacttctatttcttggaactcctggaatgctcagtggcagggaggtcactcttcagagtccaacagtagtcagccatcatgactgtgtcccagcgaccctgatacctggtctccatctctttcatgtcctgatggaatctctccccctgctcgtcactcattgaacccaggttctcaggaaaccggtccatatgtgaaaacaggtagtgcatcttgacgctcacgttgcagcccaggtttctgaaagcagtcagcatgttgttgacaagttctgcgtagtttctggccttattgttgccaagaaagttcttcactaccagaacaaatgccttccacacttccagttccacttcgttcattgagtttccgaactctggatctctgatgagctgatggatctgaggactgtcaaagatgccagctttcaacttctccgtggtcaatcctggaaaagcctggcacaagtaagtgaagcagtcaccatccttgtccagagccttggtgaactgcttgattaagccaagCTTGATTTGCagtggtgggaagagtattctgtctctgtccaccagagggtcgttgatgatgtTCCTTtgtttgcaaggcaccaattcctcccgcacaggctagtccttcttcgtgtaatgctgagcacggtccctactttcccacatgcacagaaaacatgggtacttggtgaagccagactgttgtcccaacaaaaagttcaccatcttcaggtcaacacaaataaaccacttatgctgatcataaccaattttctccagcacatacttcaccactTCATAGTTCTacttcagtgtactcgagtgagccaagggtatagaggcaaactggttgctgatgtgtagcagaacacatttcagtgatcactTGCTGCTGTTAATGGACGGTtgccaatctttgggttcgtactgtggcactccaagcttgagcagaagctgagcaatatctgcacagtacaccaagtccttctcttccgagaaaaaacggaggtactgtTGGTGCCTGTTGCAGAAGAAGCTGATgcaagcactgtcagagaggaggtttgttcccttcaatctggatgccaacagttcggcagagtcctttacAAGCTGAGGTTgcaaactagatcattcaactccttttgggaaaatggatgtggagcatcatcttcaagaaccacttcttcttcttcatgtccttcaacactggaggcatcttcgtcactaatgtcaggaagttctccgaagataggcactggaatttcatcacaatgagctacaggatgacgtgctgattgaagatcaggatacttgaggctgctccggttctttctgttgatcccagtcacatcaacagcgcaccaatttatggaagattttgaggttttatgacttcaaactgatcccttttcgacataatcacccagaactatcggacctgaatacttcttgtcattaaactaatcatttccaataaaaacaattattcgacatggcattttaccccccccccccaacttcttctaaaatgctccacacaagcgtacatgtgaacaaaaaggtaaaaaaaagtcACGTGGCCATAGTTCAAACatttgacctgattgagcaaaaccaatgtgatttttggattcagcgcatcagatttgtcctaaatcaactgaaaaaacgcagacaacaaatttgttgttgaccagtgtaatgCTTCTTGGAGTTGGGGGTGGGAATTACTAGATAAAATGGGGTTCAGGGAGAAATTTGTGAGAGGAATAAATACATTATATACAGAGTGATTTGAAAACAGTAAACAGAATTTTATAAGAAAAATGCATTATTGGCAAGGAAACAAGAGAAGGTTGTCTACTTTCACCATTATTGTTTCTTTTAGAAGTGTTGTGTGGGGATATTAGAGGAAATGATATACGAAGCCTCCAAGTGAGTCTTCAAACTTACAAACGGAGGGCATTTGCGGATGATGTGGTATTGTTCATGGAAAACCTGATGAAAAATGTGGTTAAGGTACTGGAAGCAATAAAGCAGCTTGATGATTTTCTTTTATAAGAGAAAGAAAGTAATGGGTAGCAGAGGGCGGGAGATAAAAACACTGTGGAAAGTGGACCAGATATCAAAATTTACTTGAACGGAAATCACTTTTATGATTATCTCCTATTGAAGCCAGTACACTaaggaaggggatgacagaggacgagatggttggacagtgttctcgaagctacaaacatgagtatgaccaatctgcgggaggcagtggaagacaggagtgcctagcgtgctctggtccatggggtcacgaagagtcggacacgactaaacgactaaacaacaacaacactaaggAAATTAAACATTCAAGAGAATTGGGGTACTTATAGATACATACCGTGTTTTTTTGGTAATGCATGTAAAATGAAAAAGTTAGAAGAAATTCAAGAATGGGCATCAGATTGGTTTGAATATTTTCAAATTAAtgagcatttttaaaatgaatttttctAAATTATTTTATTGACTCTAAAGGGTTGCAGCCCCTTTTATAGAGGTGTCTTCATCCCCATGATATATGTAAAATATACTTACTAGTACCAATCCATATCCCACTGAGAAATCGTGAAGCAGTATTATTGGGCGATAGGACAGTCCTCGAGGCAGGTGGGTCCTGGTAAGACGATAAGAAACTCCCCACACTAACAgcaagaaatgaatgaaaatagtTGTATATAATATCAGCATCCACAGAGTTTCACCAAATGCCATTTCCCTTAAACTCAGAGGCACAGAGACAAGGACTTCGCCTTGACCAACGCTGGTGGCTTTTATAGGAGAACAATCTATGCCATGTGGAAAAGAACACCCTATGCCAACCCATATAATTCTCAGTTGAGGAGAAAAGAAATAGTTTAATAATCCAGTAAGACATTGCAGCTGTCCTGGATTCCTGAAAGACACTGTTGTTCCTCGCGCAGGGTGTGGATACGCATTGGTGGGTGTGAATTTGCCTATCTTCTCCTCCCAAGGGAAGTCGTGCATAGGAGTTTGCCTGCCCTCCCACACAAAATCATTGTGCCTCTTTCCTCCCTGAATAGTTTATCAGGGATAATTAAAAGGGACTGCACATCAATGCAGGTGGGGCTGCCTGGCACGAAACTGCAATGGCATCCTCCCAACAGGAGGGTCACTGCAACTTTCCAGAACAGTGTGGTGAGGAAAGAGGTTTGGCGCTGTGCAGGCTATTGCTCATATAACTCCACTTTTCATTTATaaagtccatttatttatttataaaagcttcctctgctttctctACTGTTGGACCCATTGATGGCCTCTTGCTGAACTGATACAAAGAGGGGAGTTGAAATACAATGGGATTtagttcattcatttatttataaaagcttCCTCTGCTGTTGGACCCATTGGCCATTTGCTGCAATGATACAAAATGGAAGCATCCTGACTTtcttggttgaaggaatggagaACGTTAGAGAATTCACATATTCTAGACTTAGAAGGCCATTATAatatttttggttggcatgcttcaTTACggtatgaaaaggtgaaagtacataaaggatttataaatcatataattaggGGGGCGGAATTGTATAGAATATGGGATAAATAGAAGCATTTATTAGAGGGGAACCTCTTTGGCTCTCAATGTTGGAAATTAtagaggtaaagaaaaagaatattaataataataataataataatttaatttatataccaccctatacccagaggtctcagggcggttcacataaaaggaTTACAATATGATAGAATGGTGGACAATTtacaaaaaattattaaaacatgTGAGAGGAAAGtataaatttataaaaaataagGAATTATCAGGAAAGCTAACAACACGgatacaatatcatcatttgCATGGagtatttaagaaagataggCTACAAGGGTCtggggaacaaatatcacaactggagagagacctgttggaagggaatgtaaaagtgctgtctataatgtataaaatattattggaatgggagacaaaggatgaggaaGTAAAATCCCCAGTGATTCATTGTGCAATAGAaattggtcataatatagacatggaagcatggggacgattgtggaatatggatataaaatttatagcatgttatggtttaagagaaaacgaTCTATCAATGGTATCTAaccactggcaaaaatgtataaatctaaatcaaataagtgttggaaatgtaaagagaaagaaggttctttttatcatgtggtggtcttgtagtaaggttaaagcttactgggaaatgatatatcatGAAtagaaaaggatgtttaaaataatgtttgtaaaaagcccagaagcttttcttttgggaattatagggacagaactacctaaactgtatagaaacttattcatgtatgctactacagcagcaataatgctacttgccccaaaatggaaagaagtagaagtcccagcaaagaaagaatggatacagaaaacttaaggaatatgcagaaatggcaaaacttaccagaaaaataaaaaaaaccccagataacaaactttttataaaagaatgaaaatggtttattgaatatttacagataccttgtaaacagataagaacattggctgGATTGTTGAAACCAGCAGTTTcaaaagagtatatatttaaagtagaagaataaattaagttaatttgaaataaatatcccttcctccctctctctctctctctttctcaatgtGAAGTCCCAAAATTGTCACATCATAACTCCAGGCAGATGTTGCTACATAATATCTGCTTGAGTTTGAAGATTTAGCAACGAGAAAGATC includes:
- the LOC114587225 gene encoding arylacetamide deacetylase-like 4, whose product is MAFGETLWMLILYTTIFIHFLLLVWGVSYRLTRTHLPRGLSYRPIILLHDFSVGYGLVLVGILEKMGICHRYSIIRAMCMYIPVMKDPKLITKDLVFDGVPVRVYWPKTSPAGNRKGIIFLHGGAGVFGSIRTSEMICRAIAHQTDSVVMCAEFRLAPEHPYPVPVLDSLTAVIHFMKNAKEYGVDASRIAIAGESIGGTFTAAICQELVTREDLPRVRAQVLIYPFLQGMDFNLPSYQQNHSVPPMFRKRTVKVGLTYLTGKTMNVDGVLKGAHVPPDLREKYQKWISADNIPEEFKSRGYVPVEPAPFSQELYEQVKRGTETMFAPLLAEDDIIRQLPETFILTCEYDGFRDDGLLYKKRLEDHGVPVTWYHVQDGFHGIMALAGWGPLEFPSTQKCLQSVIQFLKDL